Proteins found in one Siniperca chuatsi isolate FFG_IHB_CAS linkage group LG22, ASM2008510v1, whole genome shotgun sequence genomic segment:
- the spata6l gene encoding spermatogenesis associated 6-like protein isoform X3 yields MLEYETVRIELVQLIPPVGDTLACFEEDARSFLFPEPKLVPSFSGVDREVLMTRAPHFPGIAPRLEFSSKTTIIECSADAEINIYPNVSMRPVIKRNRKHSSRPRTSSPQRKQPQSLGRRQSGRAYRERHSSARSPSYNSRSQSLSPLRAGNTQSLAQLSLGSAAPGLANWDTTSTSQPLPTSRSASPHHSAVFTDTSSPLTRSSFTVRYSPGGRRKSLSNGLVEGILKDNYSSSETHDPFEYHQGPAPSGLWGSYREQARHSRSQSSLHREWEEVQERVRGLLTTPKAVRRLVYGATHSEVDKVLARRSISPGPP; encoded by the exons ATGAGACGGTCAGAATTGAACTGGTGCAGCTGATTCCTCCAG tGGGGGACACTCTGGCCTGCTTTGAAGAAGATGCTCGAAGTTTCTTATTCCCAGAACCCAAACTCGTCCCCTCCTTCTCTGGAGTGGATCGAGAGGTTTTGATGACCCGAGCACCTCACTTTCCA GGTATTGCTCCAAGGTTGGAGTTTTCCAGCAAAACAACCATTATTGAGTGCTCAGCTGATGCAGAGATCAACATTTACCCCAATGTATCCATG AGGCCAGTGATAAAGAGGAACAGGAAACACTCCAGCAGACCCAGGACCTCTTCTCCTCAGAGGAAACAACCTCAAAGCCTTGGAAGGAGACAAAGTGGCAGGGCatacagagaaagacacagcaGCGCCAGGTCACCGTCATACAATTCCAGATCCCAGTCCCTATCCCCTCTAAGAGCTGGAAACACCCAGAGTCTGGCCCAGCTCAGCCTGGGCTCTGCAGCTCCCGGCCTGGCCAACTGGGACACAACCAGCACCTCCCAGCCT CTACCAACCAGTCGATCTGCCTCGCCCCACCACTCTGCAGTGTTTACCGACACCTCTTCACCTTTGACCAGGTCTTCCTTCACAG tgaGATATTCTCCAGGTGGCAGAAGAAAATCTTTATCCAATGGTTTG GTTGAAGGCATATTAAAAGACAACTACAGCTCTTCAGAAACACATGACCCCTTTGAGTACCACCAAGGTCCTGCACCTTCAGGGCTGTGGGGGTCTTATAGGGAACAGGCCAGGCACAGCAG GTCTCAGTCCAGCCTTCACAGAGAATGGGAAGAGGTCCAAGAGCGTGTACGGGGACTCCTTACGACACCAAAAGCTGTACGCCGACTTGTCTAT GGGGCCACACACTCTGAGGTAGACAAGGTTTTAGCAAGGAGGTCCATCTCTCCAGGTCCACCATGA
- the slc1a1 gene encoding excitatory amino acid transporter 3 codes for MDMMGNKERRGMNFKGLLRRNWLLIATVLSVLLGISLGVVVREYASLSHLHKQYFGFPGEILMRMLKLVILPLIISSMITGVAALDSEVSGKIGLRAVVYYFSTTIIAVILGIILVMTIKPGVSQTAEHIDRAGTTPNVTTVDTLLDLLRNMFPENLVQACFQQYKTKRIELEPSKVSANTTTIPPLATTIMAVVENVTRDYKIIGTYSDGINVLGLIVFCVAFGLVIGKMGEKGRILLEFFDALNEATMKLVQIIMCYMPVGILFLIAAKIIEVEDWEIFKKMGLYMVTVLSGLVIHATICLPLIFFVIVRKNPYTFTLGMAQALVTALMISSSSATLPVTFRCAEENNRIDKRITRFVLPVGATINMDGTALYEAVAAIFIAQLNDYALDVGQIVTISITATVASIGAAGVPNAGLVTMVIVLTAVGLPASDVTLIVAVDWLLDRFRTMINVLGDAYGAGIVQKLSKRELERMDLTSDVDVANPFALEATLDDEECEKKSYVNGGFTVDKTDAISFTETSQF; via the exons ATGGACATGATGGGTAACAAAGAGCGACGAGGCATGAATTTCAAAGGCTTGCTGAGGAGGAATTGGCTTCTAATTGCCACCGTTTTATCAGTGCTGCTCG gTATCAGTTTGGGCGTTGTGGTCAGAGAGTATGCGTCTCTCTCCCATCTCCACAAGCAGTATTTTGGCTTCCCAGGAGAGATCCTCATGCGAATGCTGAAGCTTGTCATCCTCCCGCTCATCATTTCAAGCATGATAACAG GTGTTGCAGCCCTGGACTCTGAGGTATCAGGAAAGATAGGTCTGCGAGCTGTTGTTTATTACTTCTCAACAACAATCATTGCAGTTATTCTTG GCATTATTTTGGTGATGACTATCAAACCAGGAGTCTCTCAGACAGCTGAGCACATTGACAGAGCCGGGACCACACCCAATGTCACAACAGTTGACACACTCTTGGACCTCCTAAG AAACATGTTTCCAGAAAATCTGGTGCAGGCTTGTTTTCAGCAG TACAAGACCAAGCGCATAGAGCTGGAGCCTTCGAAAGTTTCAGCTAACACCACCACAATTCCACCTCTCGCAACTACTATCATGGCAGTGGTAGAG AATGTAACCAGGGACTATAAAATCATCGGGACGTATTCAGATGGAATCAACGTATTGGGCCTTATTGTGTTCTGTGTTGCTTTTGGCCTTGTCATTGGAAAGATGGGTGAAAAGGGCCGTATCCTCCTGGAATTTTTTGATGCCCTGAATGAAGCAACCATGAAACTGGTCCAGATCATTATGTG CTACATGCCAGTAGGGATCCTGTTCCTAATTGCTGCGAAGATCATCGAGGTGGAAGACTGGGAGATCTTCAAGAAGATGGGTCTTTATATGGTGACGGTGCTGAGTGG TCTAGTTATCCACGCCACCATCTGTCTGCCACTGATCTTCTTTGTCATTGTGAGGAAGAACCCATATACATTCACATTGGGAATGGCTCAGGCCCTGGTAACAGCACTCATGATCTCCTCCAG CTCTGCCACCCTGCCCGTCACCTTCCGATGTGCCGAGGAGAACAATCGCATCGACAAACGGATCACCCGGTTCGTCCTCCCAGTGGGTGCCACCATTAACATGGATGGCACAGCGCTCTACGAGGCGGTGGCTGCCATCTTCATCGCTCAGCTGAATGACTACGCTCTGGACGTGGGCCAGATTGTTACTATCAG TATAACAGCAACAGTTGCCAGTATTGGAGCTGCAGGAGTCCCTAATGCTGGGCTTGTCACCATGGTGATAGTCTTAACAGCTGTTGGATTACCTGCAAGTGATGTCACTCTAATAGTCGCTGTGGATTGGCTGCT GGACCGATTCCGTACTATGATCAATGTTCTTGGCGATGCTTACGGAGCCGGAATCGTCCAGAAACTATCCAAGAGGGAACTGGAGAGGATGGATCTGACATCAGATGTGGACGTCGCCAACCCCTTTGCTCTAGAAGCCACTTTGGATGACGAAGAGTGCGAGAAGAAATCCTACGTCAATGGAGGCTTCACCGTCGACAAGACAGATGCAATCTCCTTTACTGAAACCTCCCAGTTTTAG